One window of the Candidatus Goldiibacteriota bacterium HGW-Goldbacteria-1 genome contains the following:
- a CDS encoding SirA-like protein, protein MGTVHVDCSGLKYPLPVLRIAIYVPDMKPGDVMEVNADCDNFDKDLKEWCGHTGKKLISCRNESGEYKAKIQF, encoded by the coding sequence ATGGGTACGGTTCATGTGGATTGCAGCGGACTGAAATATCCGCTGCCGGTTTTAAGAATTGCCATATATGTCCCGGATATGAAACCCGGAGATGTGATGGAAGTAAACGCGGATTGTGATAATTTTGACAAGGATTTAAAGGAATGGTGCGGGCATACCGGCAAAAAACTGATATCCTGCCGCAATGAATCCGGAGAATATAAAGCAAAGATTCAATTTTAG
- a CDS encoding Appr-1-p processing protein: MQAKKLQHIVIELVHGDITSVPADVIVNAANNELWMGSGVAGAIKLKGGREIEQEAMGKAPADLGEAVETKAGKLACRHVIHAVVMGQDLKTSGAVIEEAVSNSLKLAEKLKCVSIVFPALGTGVGGFSIEKCAAIMINEVKAFDLAQPKHLKKVIFALFSKRAFEIFEERYRKL, translated from the coding sequence ATGCAGGCAAAAAAACTTCAGCACATTGTGATAGAACTTGTGCATGGCGATATAACTTCAGTTCCGGCGGATGTAATTGTAAACGCGGCAAATAATGAATTGTGGATGGGATCCGGTGTCGCAGGCGCGATTAAATTAAAAGGCGGGCGAGAAATAGAACAGGAAGCTATGGGTAAAGCGCCGGCAGATTTGGGGGAAGCGGTAGAAACCAAAGCCGGGAAACTTGCCTGCAGGCACGTCATTCATGCCGTGGTGATGGGGCAGGATTTAAAGACAAGCGGCGCGGTAATAGAAGAGGCGGTGTCAAATTCGCTTAAGCTTGCGGAAAAATTAAAGTGCGTTTCTATCGTGTTCCCGGCATTAGGCACAGGGGTAGGAGGCTTTTCAATTGAAAAATGCGCGGCAATCATGATAAATGAAGTGAAGGCGTTTGACCTTGCGCAGCCAAAGCACTTAAAAAAAGTTATTTTTGCCCTCTTTTCCAAAAGGGCTTTTGAAATATTTGAAGAGCGGTATAGAAAGCTTTAA
- a CDS encoding RluA family pseudouridine synthase, with product MEKKSVKVTSDDRQRIDVFLRETSGLSRSQIKHIMDNGNVSLNGKITGSPGYKLKRGDYLEYLEELPKKFELIKQDIPLNIIYEDDNMMIINKQAGLVVHPSPGHSDGTLVNALVGKHINEEDYEGTSSRIGIVHRLDRDTSGLMIIARNGDAHHKLAALFKEKKINKTYRCIVHGRVEQVGHINTHIVRDANNRLKYTAKYSGGKEAYTIFEPEEIFSNTTLLKVRILTGRTHQIRVHMNYIKNEVVGDPVYGNKSKDNDLAGCLGYDIKSREDLLPRQMLHASELEFENPFNGKKMFFSAEIPDDMKRVLSLLRARAR from the coding sequence ATGGAAAAAAAATCAGTTAAAGTAACTTCGGATGACAGGCAGAGGATAGATGTTTTTCTAAGGGAAACTTCCGGCCTTTCAAGGTCGCAGATTAAGCACATTATGGATAATGGAAATGTCTCTCTAAATGGTAAAATAACCGGTTCCCCCGGGTACAAATTAAAGCGGGGGGATTATCTGGAATATCTGGAAGAACTTCCAAAAAAATTTGAACTTATAAAACAGGACATCCCTTTAAACATCATATATGAAGATGATAATATGATGATAATCAACAAACAGGCAGGCCTTGTAGTGCATCCCTCGCCCGGGCACAGCGACGGCACTTTGGTAAATGCGCTTGTCGGGAAACATATTAATGAAGAGGATTATGAAGGCACAAGCAGCAGGATTGGGATAGTGCACCGGCTGGACAGGGACACTTCCGGGCTTATGATAATAGCAAGAAACGGGGATGCGCATCACAAACTTGCCGCGCTTTTTAAGGAAAAAAAAATCAACAAGACATACCGCTGTATTGTACACGGCAGGGTGGAACAGGTGGGGCACATAAATACCCACATTGTACGTGATGCGAACAACAGGCTTAAATATACCGCTAAATATTCCGGAGGCAAGGAAGCGTATACGATTTTTGAACCTGAAGAAATATTTTCAAACACCACTCTGCTGAAAGTAAGAATCCTTACCGGCAGGACGCACCAGATACGCGTGCACATGAATTACATAAAGAACGAGGTCGTAGGCGACCCTGTGTATGGCAATAAATCAAAGGACAACGATCTTGCAGGGTGCCTGGGATATGATATAAAAAGCAGGGAAGACCTTTTGCCGCGGCAGATGCTGCACGCAAGCGAACTTGAATTTGAAAATCCTTTTAACGGTAAAAAAATGTTTTTCAGCGCGGAAATCCCGGATGATATGAAGCGCGTGCTAAGCCTTCTTAGGGCCAGGGCAAGGTGA
- the lgt gene encoding prolipoprotein diacylglyceryl transferase: MHPIIADFGFFELRSYGLSTAIGFLAGILLAGMLAKKEGFKGDPVTDIGLVSIIGAVIGARLLYVGIWWDDVYSKNIADIFKVWEGGLVFYGGLIGAIISDLVWLRLKKLPILRLGDICMPFVSLGHAIGRIGCYFNGCCYGSVDDKCGVVFPSIGDNLPHLPVQLYESALNFLNFLFLLLFFRRVKHINGVIFFLYFMNYGIIRFIMEIFRGDAERGQIMKLSTSTFISIFMIAAGAAGAAFVFYKWKKNQLK, translated from the coding sequence ATGCACCCCATAATAGCTGATTTTGGTTTCTTTGAGCTTCGTTCCTATGGATTGTCCACCGCTATAGGTTTTCTTGCGGGAATTCTGCTTGCCGGCATGCTGGCAAAAAAAGAAGGGTTTAAGGGCGACCCTGTAACTGATATTGGCCTTGTATCCATAATCGGAGCTGTAATAGGCGCGCGCCTTTTATATGTGGGAATATGGTGGGATGATGTCTATTCAAAAAATATTGCTGATATTTTCAAGGTCTGGGAAGGCGGGCTGGTTTTTTATGGCGGCTTGATAGGGGCTATTATAAGCGACCTTGTATGGTTAAGGCTGAAAAAACTTCCTATACTAAGGCTTGGCGATATATGCATGCCGTTTGTGTCCCTTGGGCACGCTATAGGCAGAATAGGGTGCTATTTTAACGGCTGCTGCTACGGTTCTGTTGATGATAAGTGCGGGGTTGTTTTCCCGTCCATCGGCGACAATCTTCCGCATCTTCCGGTGCAGCTTTATGAATCCGCTCTAAATTTTCTGAATTTTTTATTTCTGCTGCTTTTTTTCCGCAGGGTCAAACATATTAACGGGGTTATCTTTTTTCTTTATTTTATGAATTACGGAATAATCCGTTTTATAATGGAAATCTTCAGGGGAGACGCGGAACGCGGACAGATAATGAAACTGTCAACCTCCACTTTCATAAGCATCTTTATGATAGCGGCAGGTGCGGCAGGCGCCGCGTTTGTGTTTTATAAATGGAAAAAAAATCAGTTAAAGTAA
- the lspA gene encoding signal peptidase II, giving the protein MRTLIITAITILGLDQAVKFFIKSTMKLYQSIPVIKGFLNITYIENSGVSYGMLGNVDHPAKRWVLLGIVALAMAAILTYWYKYRSPKFLYNFSCGLIIGGALGNFTDRLLIGSITDFIEVYHKSWHFPVFNVADSAISVGVVFFILFMLIHGEEKNAPHNS; this is encoded by the coding sequence ATGAGAACTTTGATAATAACGGCAATTACAATTTTAGGACTGGACCAGGCAGTAAAGTTTTTTATTAAATCTACGATGAAACTGTACCAGTCAATACCTGTCATAAAGGGTTTTCTTAATATTACTTACATAGAAAATAGCGGCGTTTCTTACGGCATGCTGGGCAATGTGGACCACCCCGCTAAAAGGTGGGTATTGCTTGGGATAGTCGCGCTTGCCATGGCCGCAATTTTAACTTACTGGTATAAATACAGAAGCCCTAAATTTCTGTATAATTTCAGCTGCGGCCTTATTATAGGCGGCGCGCTTGGTAATTTTACAGACAGGCTTTTAATTGGAAGCATTACTGATTTTATAGAGGTCTATCACAAGTCCTGGCATTTTCCGGTGTTTAATGTGGCGGACAGCGCGATAAGCGTGGGTGTTGTCTTCTTTATATTGTTTATGCTTATTCACGGAGAGGAAAAAAATGCACCCCATAATAGCTGA